One Centroberyx gerrardi isolate f3 chromosome 2, fCenGer3.hap1.cur.20231027, whole genome shotgun sequence DNA window includes the following coding sequences:
- the ca9 gene encoding carbonic anhydrase 14: MMLKIFTLLFLHDVLLNASCSSSSSEESGELDSGEKNNNNQEAWSTAFQQCSGKSQSPINIDTKAAIYDHSLPLITLDGYDLTDGPGLTLLNNGHTLQLILPSTMRIITGFDTVYHAAQLHFHWGTVEVPGSEHTVDSVHFPAEIHVVHYNSKYAGASEAASKPDGLVVLGGFIGVGLHENDNYEKILSGLTDVSIEESNTEILGFNIRHLLPKNLDKFYRYTGSLTTPPCYQTVNWTMFNDTITVSRRQLAALEDTLKVGQLQHLNKNFRAPQLLHGRTVLASFTASPILGGRGGLSVSNIAETDSSKNHLSSSGGQEGLSKGDILAIAFGVLFAATLLFFAIYRYQQRTKYSSVRKVSRQNVIYMQANKEEI; this comes from the exons ATGATGCTGAAGATCTtcaccctccttttcctccatgATGTGTTGCTGAATGCCTCctgctcatcctcctcctcagaggAAAGTGGGGAGCTGGACAGTGGGGAGAAGAATAATAACA ATCAGGAGGCCTGGTCCACAGCCTTCCAGCAGTGCAGTGGAAAATCACAATCACCAATCAACATTGACACCAAGGCGGCCATCTATGACCACAGTCTGCCCCTTATTACACTGGATGGTTATGATCTGACTGATGGCCCTGGACTCACCTTGTTGAACAATGGACACACCT TGCAGCTGATCCTCCCTAGCACCATGCGCATCATCACTGGGTTTGACACAGTTTACCATGCTGCCCAGCTGCATTTCCACTGGGGGACTGTTGAGGTTCCCGGGTCTGAACATACTGTAGACAGCGTCCATTTCCCTGCCGAG ATCCACGTGGTTCATTACAACTCTAAATATGCAGGCGCTTCAGAGGCAGCCAGCAAGCCAGATGGATTAGTTGTACTTGGAGGTTTCATTGGG GTTGGCCTTCATGAGAATGACAACTATGAGAAAATCCTGTCTGGACTTACTGATGTTAGTATTGAAG agTCTAACACTGAGATCCTGGGATTTAACATCCGCCATCTGCTCCCCAAAAATCTGGACAAGTTCTACAGATATACCGGGTCTCTGACTACCCCCCCCTGTTACCAAACAGTCAACTGGACCATGTTCAATGACACCATCACTGTGTCCAGGAGACAG TTGGCGGCTCTTGAGGACACTCTGAAAGTCGGCCAGCTTCAACACCTCAACAAGAATTTCAGAGCCCCACAGCTCCTTCATGGAAGGACGGTCCTTGCCTCTTTTACTGCATCGCCCATCCTAGGAG GTCGTGGAGGTCTTTCTGTATCCAATATTGCAGAGACGGACTCTTCAAAGAATCACCTCTCATCCAGCGGAGGACAAG AGGGTTTGTCAAAAG GCGATATCTTGGCCATAGCTTTCGGAGTTCTCTTCGCTGCCACCTTGCTGTTTTTTGCCATATATCGCTACCAACAAAGGACAAAGTACTCCAG TGTCAGAAAGGTGTCCAGGCAGAATGTGATCTATATGCAAGCAAACAAGGAGGAGATATAG